Part of the Halopseudomonas maritima genome, GCCTCAAGTTCAATCCCGATGGAGGACGAACCCATGGTGCGGTAACCGCCTATCGCATCCTCAAGGACAATGTGCTCACACGCGACCCTAATGGCACCGCCTATGACCAGATTCAGGCGGGGCAGGTTCGCTCGCAAGGGGTGGAGCTGGAGGCCAGTAGCCGTCTGACAGACAGCCTCAGCGTGGACTTAAGCTATACCCTTCAAGACGTGGAAGTGACACGCGACAACAGCGGCCTGCAAAGCAAGACGCCGATCTGGGTTCCCGAGCAGATGGCATCTTTGTGGCTGACCTACGACATTTACGCAGGTGTGTTGAACGGCCTGAGCGTCAACGGTGGTGTGCGCTACCTGGGTGAGGCAGAGGTGGATGCACTGAACAGCGATGCGGTGCCGGACGTCACCCTGGTGGATCTGGGAATGAGCTACGACCTGGGCGTCGCAGCGCAGAACCTGGCAGGGGCAACACTGCGCATGTCCGTGAGCAACCTGTTCGATGAACGCTATTACAGCTGCTACGACACGCTCAATTGCTGGTTTGGTGCCGAGCGTACCCTGCAGACCAGCGTGCGCTACGACTTTTGATATCCATAGCCCTGGAATAGGTATTCCGGACACCTCTATGCGAGCATGACGTTGCTCGCTACAATCGGCTGCAGGTCATTTCCCTGCAGCCGATCATGACAGGCATGATGCCGGAAAAATCGCACTGGATTGTGCAGCTCAACTACAAAAACCGCACGGGCTCGTTTGCCCTGCTGTTCGCGGCCATCGCCATTTACCTGAGTGCAATCGATACCGGTTGGCTGCTCTGGGCTGCGCTTTTCCTGCAGTTTCTGATTTATCCGCACGTGATGCACCTGCGCGCCGCGCGCTCCAATCGCCCCCTTCTCACCGAGCTGAACAGTTTACTGCTTGATGGCCTGCTGTTTGGTATCTGGATTGGTCTGCTCGGCTTTCCGCTGTGGATCAGTTACACCATGGTGATCGGCGTGACCATCAACCTGATGGTTTTTCGCGGCCCCGTGGGGTTCTTTCAGGCCGCCCTGGCGCTGGCACTCGGCGTGCTCATTGTTTATCTGACAGGTGGTGCTCACCTGACATCCCATCACAGCTGGGTGGCGGACCTGCTCTGCATGCTTGGCTTAACCTTTTATCTGATGATGGTTGGCAACGTGGCGTTTTCACGCAACCTGCGCATTCGTGAGACACGCGAGCAGCTACGCACTAGTGAAAGTGCGCTGCAAGCTGCCAATCATGCGCTGCAGCAGCAGTTGACCGAAATCAACCTGTTGCAACAACAACTCCGTGATCAGGCAGATCGCGACCCCTTGACCGGCGCCTACAATCGCCGCTATTTCGACGTCAGCATTGCCAGGGACTTGGCCTACTGCGCTCGCCACCAGCAGCCACTGGCGCTGATTTTGATTGATATTGACCATTTCAAGGCGGTGAACGACCAGTACGGCCACCAGGCAGGTGATCTGGTGCTAACGGCCCTGGCCGATCTGCTGTGTCTGCACTCAAGAGCCAGCGACCTGGTGTGCCGCTTCGGTGGAGAGGAGTTTCTGGTGGCCCTGCCTAACACTGATCTGGCTACCGCAGCACAGCGGGCCGAACAGTACCGCTGCGCCCTGGCTGCCATTCGGCTGGATTGGCAAGGTACTCAGTTGAGTGCCTCCATCTCCCTTGGCGTAGCCGGCTTTCCCGATCACGGCCAAGACATCGAAGGGCTACTGCGCAGCGCGGACCTGGCGCTTTATCACGCCAAGCACCAAGGGCGTAACAGGGTGGAGCTGTTTGCGGCTAGCTGATAGCGACACCGAGCCAGATGTGCACAAAAATCAGGCCCAACATGATCAGCGCCCCCACCCAGATAAGCGCCACACCAACACGCCCTTCCACTTTGCCCCAGCCAATGCAGATCAACAGCAGACTGGCGGTAAAAAAACCAATGGTTATCCAGAAAACATCGCCTTGCATGTAGCACTCCTCGGTATTGTGCTTACGTCAGGATAGGCGATCTTGAGCGGTAACGGGGTAGAACCTGGCAGCGTTCCCTTCGGCCGCACTAGTCGTCGGCACTGTACCAACCAACGCAGACCAACAACGTGCCAACCCGCTGTATCGCTGTGACCTTGGTTTCGATCCGCTGGGTGACTGGATTACGCCATTGGTAGCTGAATTCCCCGCTCTCGCGCCCCTCTATGTATTCAAGCAAGCGCTCGCCAAGAGGGGCGCCTGCGTGATCCCGCAGAGTGTCGAAACGGGTGCCGAGCAACGCCGGAGTAACACCATGGCCTACAAACCGGCGAGTCTCGGTATCTACCACAAAAGGATAGATGTCATCCTGGTAGAACTGGCTGTCCAGCCCGTTGATTTGCGCCAGTGTGCGATGTGGATCCTCTGCAAGCGCGTTGGAGGCCCGCTTTAGCATGTTTAACGCGGTTTCCTTGTCAGCCCGTGGTAGGTAGTAACCAACCGCGATAATGTGGCCGTTCACCGGTTGATAAAAAGCCTGTTTGCGCTCGACCCGACCCTGTTGCCAGTTGATCCAGCGGTACTCGCTCTGCTGCACTCCCTGCTGCCGGGGAGCCTGAAGGATGGATTCAAAGCCGGAGCGCAGATGGTCATCCAGCAACGGCGCAATATCGCGTCCAATCAGGCTACGCGATGGCCCGCCGCTGGCCACCATGACGCCGCTACGATCGACAACAAAAACATACAGATCCTGCTCGGTGAAGCGCCCTACCCGGCTGAATGCCGCGAAACTGCGCTCACCCTCCTGCTGATAGTAGGTGACCGCGCGTTCCAGTAAAGCGCGGGCGCGAACTTGCTGATCGTCAGTACTGGAAAAAGCAAAGCTGCTGAACAGAGCGCACAGCAGCCAGAGTCCGGTGGTCATTGTTGTTTTCATGGCGACTCACATGGCTGGGGATTGACCATTGCACACTAAAATTCCGGTGCGCCGCTCGCCTCGTCCGAACGGACGTCAACGCTTGAGAAAGCTGCCGATAGCTTCACGAA contains:
- a CDS encoding sensor domain-containing diguanylate cyclase — encoded protein: MTGMMPEKSHWIVQLNYKNRTGSFALLFAAIAIYLSAIDTGWLLWAALFLQFLIYPHVMHLRAARSNRPLLTELNSLLLDGLLFGIWIGLLGFPLWISYTMVIGVTINLMVFRGPVGFFQAALALALGVLIVYLTGGAHLTSHHSWVADLLCMLGLTFYLMMVGNVAFSRNLRIRETREQLRTSESALQAANHALQQQLTEINLLQQQLRDQADRDPLTGAYNRRYFDVSIARDLAYCARHQQPLALILIDIDHFKAVNDQYGHQAGDLVLTALADLLCLHSRASDLVCRFGGEEFLVALPNTDLATAAQRAEQYRCALAAIRLDWQGTQLSASISLGVAGFPDHGQDIEGLLRSADLALYHAKHQGRNRVELFAAS
- a CDS encoding cache domain-containing protein, whose protein sequence is MKTTMTTGLWLLCALFSSFAFSSTDDQQVRARALLERAVTYYQQEGERSFAAFSRVGRFTEQDLYVFVVDRSGVMVASGGPSRSLIGRDIAPLLDDHLRSGFESILQAPRQQGVQQSEYRWINWQQGRVERKQAFYQPVNGHIIAVGYYLPRADKETALNMLKRASNALAEDPHRTLAQINGLDSQFYQDDIYPFVVDTETRRFVGHGVTPALLGTRFDTLRDHAGAPLGERLLEYIEGRESGEFSYQWRNPVTQRIETKVTAIQRVGTLLVCVGWYSADD